A genome region from Rubinisphaera margarita includes the following:
- a CDS encoding Gfo/Idh/MocA family protein: MDTPSQDSRRNFLKSSASATAALSMASFVPASALGRDGNTAPGDRINLGVIGIGPRCTYDLTAMLKFNDIRCVAIADVQQSRREKGKALVDGTYGDSECKLYRDFRELLARQDIDAVLIATGDRWHAAASIEAAKAGKDVYSEKPCGITIRDCQELADTIHAEKRVFQAGTQRRSVPNFKDAVEFVHNGKLGKIKELHASVYMPTLDNTWLPAEPRPPQDVVDWNMWLGPAAWRPFNQQYVNGRWRGQWDFDSGARLLDWGAHTLDICQWANQSDDTMPLTYEPSEKNIVCTYANGVKLVMDFLSDPFKDRSPQYITRLGTCPVRFVGEKGWVETGDEGEIVASSDELQKQLPEGTKRVRGIDVSAHARNFFDCMRSREMTAANQDVMRRSHIACHAAALSWILNRKLTIDPVTEDFVNDNEANLLRARGRREWA, from the coding sequence ATGGACACCCCGAGTCAGGATTCCCGCCGCAACTTTCTGAAGAGCTCCGCTTCCGCGACAGCTGCTCTTTCGATGGCCAGCTTTGTTCCCGCCAGTGCACTCGGCCGCGATGGCAACACCGCGCCCGGCGATCGCATCAACCTCGGCGTCATCGGCATCGGCCCCCGTTGCACGTACGACCTGACTGCAATGCTGAAGTTCAACGACATCCGCTGCGTCGCCATCGCCGATGTCCAGCAGAGCCGCCGGGAGAAGGGGAAGGCTCTTGTCGATGGAACCTACGGCGACAGCGAATGCAAGCTTTATCGCGACTTCCGCGAACTGCTTGCCCGGCAGGATATCGACGCCGTGCTGATCGCCACCGGTGACCGCTGGCACGCGGCTGCTTCGATTGAAGCCGCCAAAGCCGGGAAGGATGTCTACTCTGAAAAGCCGTGCGGGATCACCATCCGCGACTGCCAGGAACTGGCCGATACGATCCACGCCGAGAAGCGGGTCTTTCAGGCCGGAACGCAACGCCGCAGCGTGCCGAACTTCAAAGATGCCGTCGAGTTCGTCCACAACGGCAAGCTCGGCAAGATCAAGGAATTGCACGCCTCGGTCTATATGCCCACGCTCGATAACACCTGGCTGCCGGCCGAACCGCGGCCGCCGCAGGACGTGGTCGACTGGAACATGTGGCTCGGACCAGCTGCGTGGCGTCCGTTCAATCAGCAGTATGTGAATGGCCGCTGGCGTGGCCAGTGGGACTTCGATTCCGGCGCCCGCCTTCTCGACTGGGGCGCTCACACGCTCGATATCTGCCAGTGGGCCAATCAGTCCGACGACACGATGCCGCTGACGTACGAGCCCTCGGAGAAGAATATCGTCTGCACCTATGCCAACGGCGTGAAGCTGGTGATGGACTTCCTGTCCGATCCATTCAAAGATCGTTCGCCGCAGTACATCACCCGCCTCGGCACCTGTCCGGTTCGCTTCGTCGGCGAAAAGGGCTGGGTTGAAACGGGTGATGAGGGTGAGATTGTCGCCTCGTCGGACGAACTCCAGAAGCAGTTGCCGGAAGGGACAAAGCGCGTTCGCGGCATCGACGTCAGTGCCCACGCCCGCAACTTCTTCGACTGCATGCGTTCCCGCGAGATGACAGCCGCCAATCAGGACGTGATGCGTCGCTCACACATCGCCTGCCACGCAGCCGCTCTGTCGTGGATCCTGAACCGCAAGCTCACGATCGATCCGGTGACGGAAGACTTCGTCAACGACAACGAAGCCAACCTCCTCCGCGCCCGCGGCCGCCGCGAATGGGCGTGA
- a CDS encoding PVC-type heme-binding CxxCH protein, with protein MNHAPTLIASLVPVLLFHLLLLPAANAGPLEPEAALKEFELQEGYEISLAASEPAVIDPVHLTFDEQGRMWVVEMRDYPNGPGDGEEPKSRIKVLRDQDSDGVYESATIFADNLLFATSLLPWKNGVIVALSGSVEFMGDTDGDDKADSREVWLTGFTEENPQLRANHPTLGPDGWIYLANGIRGGKVEVAHPDWPKLKEPIDLRGKDLRFNPHTGECEAVAGNGQFGMSFDEFGYRLICSNRNPCMQVMFDYSHLERQPKLRISSLIHDVSPSAADSKLAPLTGNWTTSNLHQGQFTAACGVLSAQTAALAGPASKTAADAGVKNTFIYACDPTANLVHRDAIEFSGSTLAAENPHQEHEFLASRDEWFRPVNCKIGPDGSLYVLDMYRAVIEHPQFMPDELKQRPDLTLGNDRGRIWRIVRKGVNESDFSPETVNREQILSWLKSENDWEQQTAWRLLVAEKDPSVAGEVAKWIDAETSAQAMNSALQVLELFDKLNVKQLQAGLRHGDSRVRVQHLAAVSRLSSKTPFDLRATLRDDLLNCLRDPRGPVRFEAMLALQRIAPLKSNELSDVVNAVVEQGGDEWAVRAALLLCEESQLPEFLQFALRTSTKNSEVRLILLKESAGLLGIVNDSAGIDRLLVSLFESKNSTSVDDRATVLMGLGEGLRSRGQSLWKKLESVRTNAAVDGNLKAFVETLLTQARPGSDEGERLAAIQMFEYLGGTEIHTLLSDLIFDQTEAMNLRTAALRSLDGAGYHISQEESEELISLIRQETPLMRRELVDFCLGDTSRTIALLKTVQSGQLRFGEFAADQRTRLSRSRDEEIRKLFGELQASQTVASRESVLVAYRDVLTSATLDRPSAIRGKELFKQQCSICHQIGEEGVRVGPDISDTRTKRPDELLVSILDPNRAIDNNYFSYTAVTIDGKIATGILAEETPHSITLKQSKGTSLTLSRGDIEEFGSNGTSFMPQEFEKQVNPQQMVDLISFLKNWRYLADSVPFVDSTAAPAGQ; from the coding sequence ATGAACCACGCCCCCACCCTCATTGCGTCCCTCGTTCCCGTCCTTCTTTTTCATCTCCTTCTGCTTCCGGCCGCCAATGCCGGACCACTCGAGCCGGAAGCAGCTCTCAAGGAATTTGAACTCCAGGAGGGATACGAGATCTCTCTTGCCGCTTCCGAGCCGGCTGTGATCGATCCGGTTCATCTGACCTTCGACGAGCAGGGGCGGATGTGGGTCGTCGAGATGCGTGACTATCCCAACGGACCCGGGGACGGGGAAGAGCCGAAGAGCCGAATCAAGGTGCTGCGAGACCAGGACAGCGACGGCGTCTACGAGTCGGCGACCATCTTCGCGGACAATCTGTTGTTCGCCACCAGTCTACTGCCGTGGAAGAACGGCGTGATTGTCGCGCTCAGCGGCTCGGTCGAGTTCATGGGGGATACCGACGGCGATGACAAAGCCGACAGCCGTGAGGTCTGGCTGACGGGGTTCACGGAAGAGAATCCTCAGCTGAGGGCGAATCATCCTACTCTCGGACCAGACGGCTGGATCTATCTAGCGAACGGGATTCGCGGCGGAAAAGTGGAGGTCGCTCATCCCGACTGGCCGAAACTGAAAGAGCCCATCGATCTTCGCGGGAAAGATTTGCGGTTCAATCCGCACACAGGGGAATGTGAAGCGGTCGCCGGGAACGGGCAGTTCGGCATGAGCTTCGACGAGTTCGGTTATCGACTGATCTGCTCGAACCGCAATCCCTGCATGCAGGTGATGTTCGATTACTCCCATCTCGAACGGCAGCCCAAGTTGCGGATTTCATCGCTGATTCATGACGTCTCTCCTTCAGCCGCCGATTCCAAACTGGCTCCGCTGACAGGCAACTGGACCACGTCCAATCTGCATCAGGGGCAGTTCACCGCTGCCTGTGGTGTGTTGAGCGCTCAGACGGCGGCACTGGCCGGTCCGGCGAGCAAAACGGCCGCGGATGCCGGGGTAAAGAACACCTTTATTTACGCCTGCGATCCGACAGCCAATCTGGTGCATCGGGACGCGATCGAGTTCAGTGGCTCGACGCTCGCCGCTGAGAATCCGCATCAGGAGCATGAATTCCTCGCCAGCCGCGATGAATGGTTCCGCCCGGTCAACTGCAAGATCGGTCCGGATGGCTCGCTGTATGTCCTCGATATGTACCGGGCCGTGATCGAGCATCCGCAGTTCATGCCAGATGAGCTTAAACAACGTCCTGATCTCACACTTGGCAACGATCGAGGTCGCATCTGGAGGATCGTTCGCAAAGGCGTTAACGAGTCCGATTTTTCGCCGGAGACGGTGAACAGGGAGCAGATTCTGAGCTGGCTGAAGAGCGAGAATGACTGGGAGCAGCAGACCGCCTGGCGGCTGCTTGTGGCTGAGAAGGATCCTTCCGTCGCCGGAGAAGTTGCGAAGTGGATTGATGCGGAAACGAGTGCTCAGGCCATGAATTCGGCTCTGCAGGTGCTCGAACTGTTCGACAAGCTCAATGTGAAGCAGTTGCAGGCCGGGTTACGGCACGGCGATTCCCGGGTTCGGGTGCAACATCTGGCGGCCGTGTCTCGGCTCTCATCGAAAACACCGTTCGATCTCCGTGCGACTCTGCGAGACGATTTGCTGAACTGTCTTCGGGATCCGCGAGGTCCCGTCCGGTTCGAAGCCATGCTGGCTCTGCAGCGGATCGCTCCGCTCAAATCGAACGAATTGAGCGATGTTGTGAATGCCGTAGTCGAGCAGGGCGGAGATGAATGGGCCGTGCGGGCCGCTCTGTTACTTTGCGAAGAGAGCCAGTTGCCGGAGTTTCTTCAGTTCGCATTGCGGACATCGACAAAGAATTCCGAGGTCCGCCTCATCCTGCTGAAAGAATCGGCTGGACTGCTCGGAATCGTAAACGACTCTGCCGGAATCGATCGCCTGCTGGTTTCCCTGTTCGAGTCGAAGAACTCCACTTCAGTGGATGATCGGGCGACCGTTTTGATGGGACTTGGGGAAGGGCTTCGGTCGCGTGGGCAATCGTTGTGGAAGAAGCTGGAATCCGTCCGGACCAATGCAGCCGTGGACGGGAATCTGAAGGCGTTTGTCGAAACGCTGCTCACGCAGGCCAGGCCCGGGAGCGACGAAGGCGAACGACTGGCCGCCATTCAGATGTTCGAGTACTTGGGCGGAACAGAAATTCATACGTTGCTGTCTGATCTGATCTTCGATCAAACCGAGGCGATGAATCTGCGGACGGCAGCACTTCGTTCGCTCGACGGAGCAGGGTATCACATCTCGCAAGAGGAGTCTGAAGAGCTGATCTCACTCATCCGACAAGAGACGCCGCTGATGCGGCGGGAGCTGGTCGATTTCTGTCTCGGCGATACCAGCCGGACGATTGCCCTGCTGAAGACCGTGCAGTCAGGACAGCTCCGTTTTGGAGAGTTCGCTGCTGATCAGAGAACGCGGTTGAGTCGTTCTCGCGATGAGGAGATCCGGAAACTGTTCGGAGAACTTCAGGCTTCGCAGACGGTTGCGAGCCGCGAGTCGGTGCTGGTGGCTTATCGAGACGTGCTCACTTCCGCCACTCTCGATCGCCCGTCCGCCATTCGAGGCAAGGAACTGTTCAAGCAGCAGTGTTCGATCTGCCATCAAATTGGCGAGGAAGGGGTGCGCGTCGGACCAGATATCAGTGATACGCGGACCAAGCGTCCCGACGAACTCCTCGTATCAATCCTGGATCCGAACCGGGCCATCGACAACAACTATTTCAGCTACACGGCAGTTACGATCGACGGCAAGATCGCAACGGGAATCCTGGCTGAAGAAACCCCGCATTCGATCACGCTCAAACAGAGCAAGGGGACGTCACTGACGTTGTCTCGCGGCGACATCGAAGAGTTTGGCTCCAACGGAACGTCGTTCATGCCGCAGGAATTCGAGAAGCAGGTGAACCCGCAACAGATGGTCGACCTGATTTCGTTTCTCAAGAACTGGCGTTATCTGGCCGACTCGGTTCCGTTCGTCGATTCCACTGCCGCGCCCGCCGGGCAGTAA
- the dprA gene encoding DNA-processing protein DprA, producing MAGETNGPIDAYVALNLVKGIGPRLQTILLERFGSPETVLRASDAELSSVPGIGKKIIDALRHDDHRDMARRELADCEANDLSVITHDCQDYPPLLRQIPDPPLVLYCRGRIEPRDQLAVAIVGSRNCTLYGRRMAEQFAGGLARAGITVISGLARGIDAVAHRAALQAGGRTIAVCASGLLKMYPPEHTNFALEIAQQGAVISESPLLRSASRGLFPQRNRIVSGMCLGVIVIEASRTSGTLHTARHAMEQGREIFAVPGPLDSRESEGCHQLIRDGVQLVRGVDDVLEGLGPLMQPVQMQYTPPAARRQSTAEPAPQSTQTVEVQVPRQLNLSDQQTQILNLITNDPILVDTIIEQSGIEASRVLSTLTILQMKKLVERLPGNQVVRSRFL from the coding sequence ATGGCGGGCGAAACGAACGGGCCGATTGATGCTTATGTCGCACTGAACCTCGTTAAGGGGATCGGGCCGCGACTGCAGACCATTCTGCTCGAACGCTTCGGCTCCCCGGAAACAGTTCTGCGAGCTTCGGATGCGGAGCTTTCATCGGTCCCCGGAATCGGCAAGAAGATCATCGATGCACTCCGCCACGATGACCATCGCGATATGGCCCGCCGCGAGCTGGCCGACTGCGAAGCGAACGACCTGTCAGTCATCACGCACGATTGCCAGGACTATCCCCCACTTCTGCGACAAATTCCCGACCCGCCGCTCGTCCTCTACTGCCGTGGACGCATCGAGCCGCGCGATCAACTCGCGGTGGCTATTGTTGGCTCCAGAAACTGCACGCTCTACGGACGCCGCATGGCCGAACAGTTCGCGGGCGGACTGGCACGAGCGGGCATCACCGTCATCAGCGGGCTGGCCCGTGGCATCGACGCGGTTGCACATCGGGCCGCTCTGCAGGCAGGTGGGCGAACAATCGCTGTCTGTGCCAGCGGGTTGCTCAAGATGTATCCGCCGGAACACACGAACTTCGCTCTGGAAATTGCTCAGCAGGGAGCCGTGATCTCGGAATCCCCCCTGCTCCGCAGCGCGAGCCGAGGGCTCTTCCCGCAACGAAATCGCATCGTCTCCGGCATGTGTCTCGGCGTGATCGTCATTGAAGCTTCCCGCACGAGCGGCACGCTGCACACCGCTCGGCACGCCATGGAACAGGGACGCGAGATCTTCGCCGTGCCCGGTCCGCTCGACAGCCGTGAAAGCGAAGGCTGCCACCAGCTCATTCGCGACGGCGTCCAACTCGTGCGCGGCGTCGACGATGTGCTCGAAGGACTCGGCCCCCTGATGCAACCGGTCCAGATGCAGTACACGCCCCCGGCCGCCCGCAGGCAATCCACCGCCGAACCGGCTCCGCAGTCGACGCAAACCGTCGAAGTGCAGGTTCCCCGTCAACTCAACCTGAGTGACCAGCAGACGCAGATTCTGAACCTGATCACCAACGATCCGATCCTGGTTGACACCATCATCGAACAGTCGGGCATCGAAGCCTCACGAGTCCTCTCGACGCTGACCATTCTGCAAATGAAGAAACTGGTCGAACGACTCCCCGGCAACCAGGTCGTCCGTTCGCGGTTTCTGTAA
- a CDS encoding RNA-directed DNA polymerase yields the protein MAAEQYDDLFSFEELYLAYRKAKADHFYERTIPNSLKFARFEANLDENIRELRERLLDNDRPWYQDIEFIGAATFVPKKLTPPKEPVSGPVFFASNARDSWARVFELDEAAKTAKGKQKPQRLNAEFRQMADFTVQMHVVCALWINLVGEKIDAALEPSALGARLRRIAGSRKYHKQIWQSFEPYFKSYRKWRDGGFAAIRRELEAGRRVVAITMDFQKFFHRIDPSFLFDDEFKRELTIAREEPVDFSGLDEAFTRQLVEAFECWARQVPGYTQTRPTGLPVGSGASRVIANAFLIQFDRLIREKLSPIYYARYVDDVFLVLPDNRSFATGADVLVWIEKHAKELISSKRGDLSVKLSYGRKSKVDFQKEKQRIFLIDNPDILDAIKSKVDEVSSEWRLLPNLRDLEKSSSARVLSTSRDGSSDGDSLRKTDTLLLKRLGFAILLRNIDAISDAIPPDEWRTEREEFYEFALRHVIAPGKLFELIDYLPRLISICSYCSDWEYATTIVSTVVDILTEVRNRGTTSIQGGKEIEESAVIWDGFMKHLRSAFEEAFLKAYSVDQVGGSPARALRAYDEICKISPTAFDSYSHIIPCSELLFWHDLGRDPLKSVLLREIERTYAPDFKYPECDFPESLKERCSAVSTMLDKFEIKDRFAFPLLFPTRPLGNEDLSILFPEITANVSMIKESLNIIRGTHYKTGGEGGVSGYAAKKDVSDASFRNDEIERLRIGFGSGKKRIRIAVTSFLTEMQSWHAAAGGNPDHRASRFSRVARLCNAILTSPREARPDYVLFPELSIPSRWMRTIAESLLRSGISVIAGEEYVAHSDIPKMVDSPARLFLTDNRLGFPSWVRLTQLKGKPAHHERDELRQVHGVSLGVSRDGLERKRVFEHFGFSFGLLICSELTDMEHRIRFRGEIDSLFVLSWNQDLESFSALVDASALDIHCFVALVNNRMFGDSRVRIPAKDAWRRDAVRVKGGLADYFVVAEIDVSALRDFQNHLEPPSDPFKPFPEGFSLADERKVIPGTNGVRPRSQ from the coding sequence ATGGCAGCTGAACAATACGATGACTTGTTTTCGTTTGAAGAACTGTATCTTGCGTACAGAAAGGCTAAAGCAGACCATTTCTACGAAAGGACTATTCCCAATTCGCTCAAATTTGCTCGGTTTGAAGCCAATCTTGACGAAAATATAAGAGAGTTGAGGGAACGCTTGTTAGATAATGACAGGCCATGGTATCAAGACATTGAGTTTATTGGAGCCGCGACGTTTGTACCAAAGAAACTCACTCCCCCCAAGGAGCCAGTTTCAGGTCCGGTTTTCTTTGCGTCGAATGCACGTGATAGCTGGGCGAGAGTCTTTGAGCTAGATGAAGCGGCCAAAACGGCCAAAGGGAAGCAAAAACCGCAGCGATTGAACGCCGAGTTTCGCCAAATGGCAGATTTCACGGTCCAAATGCACGTGGTATGCGCCCTTTGGATCAATCTTGTTGGTGAGAAAATCGATGCTGCACTCGAACCATCGGCTCTCGGGGCTCGACTTAGAAGAATTGCGGGGTCACGAAAATACCATAAGCAGATTTGGCAAAGCTTCGAACCATACTTTAAGTCTTATCGAAAGTGGCGCGACGGCGGATTCGCAGCAATCAGACGGGAGCTTGAAGCTGGTAGGCGTGTCGTAGCGATAACGATGGATTTTCAGAAGTTTTTCCATCGAATCGACCCAAGTTTTCTGTTCGATGACGAGTTTAAACGTGAGCTCACAATAGCGCGTGAAGAGCCTGTTGACTTTTCAGGTCTAGATGAGGCGTTTACTCGCCAATTGGTTGAAGCGTTCGAGTGTTGGGCACGGCAGGTTCCAGGCTACACCCAAACGCGACCTACCGGACTTCCCGTCGGGTCAGGAGCATCACGTGTTATTGCGAATGCCTTTCTAATACAATTCGATCGACTAATTAGAGAGAAGCTTTCACCCATATATTATGCGAGATACGTTGATGATGTATTTCTTGTTCTTCCGGACAACCGATCATTTGCAACTGGAGCAGACGTACTAGTCTGGATTGAAAAGCATGCAAAGGAACTGATATCGAGCAAGCGGGGCGATCTCAGCGTCAAGCTTTCGTATGGAAGGAAATCAAAGGTTGATTTTCAGAAAGAGAAACAGCGAATTTTTCTCATCGACAATCCTGATATTTTGGACGCGATAAAGTCGAAGGTGGATGAGGTCTCAAGCGAGTGGCGTTTACTTCCGAATCTTCGCGACTTGGAGAAATCGTCATCAGCCCGGGTTCTTTCGACATCAAGGGATGGCAGTTCGGATGGAGATTCGCTTAGAAAGACGGACACTCTGCTGTTAAAGCGATTGGGGTTTGCGATCCTTCTGCGAAATATTGATGCAATCTCCGATGCGATCCCCCCCGATGAATGGCGAACAGAAAGAGAGGAGTTTTATGAGTTTGCTCTCCGGCATGTTATCGCTCCTGGTAAGCTATTTGAGCTGATTGATTATCTCCCCCGTCTGATTTCAATTTGTTCCTATTGCAGTGATTGGGAATATGCGACAACGATTGTTTCGACGGTTGTAGACATTCTCACAGAGGTGCGCAACCGTGGAACGACATCTATTCAAGGGGGCAAGGAAATCGAGGAATCCGCGGTGATCTGGGATGGATTTATGAAGCATCTCAGATCCGCGTTTGAAGAGGCATTTCTTAAAGCCTATTCCGTAGATCAGGTAGGCGGTAGTCCCGCACGGGCTCTGCGTGCGTACGACGAAATATGTAAGATCTCACCTACTGCTTTCGATTCATATTCACACATTATCCCTTGTAGTGAACTGCTGTTTTGGCACGATCTCGGAAGAGATCCGCTTAAGAGTGTATTGCTGAGGGAGATCGAACGAACCTACGCTCCCGACTTCAAGTACCCGGAATGTGATTTTCCGGAATCGCTTAAAGAACGCTGTTCGGCAGTCTCTACGATGCTGGACAAGTTCGAGATCAAAGACAGATTTGCCTTTCCACTTTTGTTTCCTACTCGACCGCTCGGGAACGAAGATCTCTCGATTCTGTTTCCCGAAATAACGGCAAATGTGAGCATGATAAAAGAGTCTCTCAATATTATTAGAGGCACGCACTACAAAACTGGTGGAGAGGGCGGAGTCAGTGGATATGCTGCTAAAAAGGACGTATCGGATGCATCATTTAGGAATGATGAGATAGAACGTTTAAGGATTGGATTCGGTTCTGGGAAGAAACGGATCCGCATTGCAGTTACAAGCTTCTTGACCGAAATGCAAAGTTGGCATGCTGCAGCTGGGGGCAATCCTGATCATCGTGCAAGCCGGTTCAGCAGGGTCGCCAGACTTTGCAATGCGATTCTGACATCGCCACGTGAGGCTCGTCCCGACTACGTGTTATTTCCAGAATTGTCCATCCCGTCTCGTTGGATGCGAACGATCGCCGAAAGCTTGCTTCGGTCGGGGATCTCCGTAATCGCTGGAGAGGAGTACGTTGCTCATTCTGATATTCCGAAGATGGTGGATAGCCCTGCGCGGTTGTTCCTTACTGATAATCGCCTTGGCTTCCCCTCATGGGTGAGGCTAACGCAGCTAAAAGGAAAGCCGGCTCATCACGAACGCGATGAGTTGCGGCAGGTTCACGGTGTGAGCCTAGGGGTAAGCAGAGACGGCCTTGAAAGAAAGCGAGTCTTTGAGCATTTCGGTTTTAGTTTTGGACTACTGATTTGCAGTGAGCTAACGGATATGGAGCACAGGATTCGCTTTAGGGGGGAGATTGATTCACTGTTTGTGTTGAGTTGGAATCAGGATCTTGAGTCTTTTTCGGCTTTGGTTGATGCGTCTGCCCTGGATATTCACTGTTTCGTCGCGTTAGTGAACAATAGGATGTTTGGGGATAGTCGAGTCCGGATTCCGGCAAAAGATGCGTGGAGACGTGACGCCGTCCGCGTTAAAGGAGGGCTCGCCGATTATTTCGTCGTTGCTGAAATCGATGTCAGTGCGTTACGTGATTTTCAAAACCACCTTGAGCCTCCAAGTGATCCGTTCAAGCCGTTTCCAGAAGGCTTCAGCCTTGCGGATGAGCGTAAAGTTATTCCGGGCACAAACGGCGTTCGTCCGCGTTCGCAATAG
- a CDS encoding SPFH domain-containing protein encodes MGFFDKLRAELIDIIEWIDDSRHTLVWRFPRYQNEIKHGAQLIVRPGQTAIFVHRGEIADVFEPGHYTLTTDNLPILSTLQGWKYGFDSPFRSEVYFVSTKQITDLKWGTPNPIMMRDPDFGPIRLRAFGTYGLRAIDPRALLKELVGTDGQFDADEVTELMRSMINTSLADMLGENQIAALDLAGKYNEFSEQLRQFVCERVDDEYGLDVPQLFIVNISLPEEVEKAIDTRSSMGVIGDMNKFQQFQMGNAMMAAAENPAGGGAAEGMGLGMGFAMANRMVGAGGGFTGQTGAAPPPPPGGVWHISHNGQTLGPFTKDQVVQGMAAGQVPESSYAWSAGMSAWTPINQVAEFSGSTPPPPPPPPAAN; translated from the coding sequence ATGGGATTCTTTGACAAGCTACGTGCGGAACTGATCGACATTATCGAGTGGATTGACGATTCCCGTCATACCCTCGTCTGGCGGTTTCCGCGGTATCAGAACGAAATCAAGCACGGGGCCCAGCTCATCGTTCGACCCGGGCAGACCGCAATTTTCGTGCATCGCGGCGAAATCGCCGATGTGTTCGAACCGGGCCATTATACGCTGACAACCGACAACCTGCCGATCCTTTCCACCCTGCAGGGCTGGAAATACGGATTCGACAGCCCGTTCCGGTCGGAAGTTTACTTCGTGAGCACAAAGCAGATTACCGATCTGAAATGGGGCACGCCGAATCCGATTATGATGCGGGACCCCGATTTCGGCCCGATTCGTCTGCGGGCATTCGGAACTTACGGCTTGCGGGCGATCGATCCCAGAGCCCTGCTGAAAGAACTCGTCGGGACCGATGGACAGTTCGATGCCGACGAAGTGACCGAACTGATGCGGTCAATGATCAACACCTCGCTGGCCGACATGCTGGGCGAGAATCAGATCGCTGCTCTCGATCTGGCCGGAAAGTACAACGAATTCTCCGAGCAGCTTCGACAGTTCGTCTGTGAGCGAGTCGATGATGAGTACGGCCTTGATGTGCCGCAGCTCTTCATCGTAAATATCTCGCTGCCGGAAGAAGTCGAAAAAGCGATCGACACCCGTTCGAGCATGGGTGTGATTGGCGATATGAACAAGTTCCAGCAGTTCCAGATGGGCAACGCCATGATGGCCGCCGCCGAGAACCCCGCTGGTGGCGGAGCAGCCGAAGGCATGGGACTCGGAATGGGTTTCGCCATGGCCAACCGCATGGTCGGAGCAGGGGGCGGTTTCACCGGTCAGACCGGAGCGGCTCCCCCGCCTCCGCCGGGCGGCGTGTGGCACATTTCACACAACGGCCAGACTCTCGGGCCCTTCACGAAGGATCAGGTTGTCCAGGGGATGGCGGCCGGTCAGGTTCCTGAGAGTTCGTATGCCTGGAGCGCCGGGATGTCCGCGTGGACCCCGATTAATCAGGTGGCCGAGTTTTCCGGATCAACACCCCCGCCTCCACCGCCCCCGCCCGCTGCCAACTGA
- the ispH gene encoding 4-hydroxy-3-methylbut-2-enyl diphosphate reductase yields the protein MKVILANPRGFCAGVNMAIKCLEEAVRMFGSNIYVYHEIVHNRYVVDRFTQEGVTFVDELEDVPEGSILLFSAHGVSPAVRAIARERNLQTIDATCPLVTKVHLEAIKYSRAGYNIILIGHEGHDEVIGTMGEAPESITLVETAEDVQKLEFPADAKIAFLTQTTLSVQEASQVIAALRERFPQIESPPKEDICYATTNRQEAVSILSQEAELVLVLGSQNSSNSKRLQELANDNAKRSFLIDGAHEIRAEWFEGVETVLITAGASAPEVVVQECVDYIVREYGAEVAQRTIQEENVKFPLPKELRRLQTASQQQ from the coding sequence ATGAAAGTAATCCTGGCCAATCCCCGCGGCTTCTGTGCCGGCGTGAATATGGCGATCAAGTGTCTGGAAGAAGCCGTCCGGATGTTTGGTTCCAATATTTATGTGTATCACGAAATCGTCCACAACCGCTATGTGGTCGATCGTTTCACACAGGAAGGCGTGACCTTTGTCGATGAACTTGAGGATGTCCCCGAGGGGTCGATTCTCCTTTTCAGCGCCCATGGTGTCTCCCCGGCCGTTCGCGCCATCGCCCGCGAGCGCAACCTGCAGACCATCGATGCCACCTGCCCGCTCGTCACGAAAGTGCATCTCGAAGCGATCAAGTATTCGCGAGCCGGTTACAACATTATTCTGATCGGTCACGAAGGACACGACGAAGTCATCGGCACGATGGGCGAAGCCCCCGAGAGCATTACACTCGTCGAAACGGCCGAGGATGTCCAGAAACTCGAATTCCCGGCGGATGCGAAGATCGCCTTTCTGACACAAACGACGTTGAGCGTGCAGGAAGCCAGCCAGGTGATCGCCGCCCTGCGGGAACGATTCCCTCAAATCGAATCGCCACCCAAAGAAGATATCTGCTACGCGACCACGAATCGACAGGAAGCGGTTTCGATTCTGTCTCAGGAAGCGGAACTTGTGCTCGTCCTTGGCAGCCAGAACAGCTCGAACAGTAAACGCCTGCAGGAACTGGCCAACGACAACGCCAAGCGTTCCTTCCTGATCGATGGCGCTCACGAGATTCGAGCGGAGTGGTTCGAAGGTGTGGAGACCGTTCTGATCACGGCTGGAGCGAGTGCCCCTGAAGTTGTGGTGCAGGAGTGCGTCGACTACATCGTTCGCGAGTACGGAGCGGAAGTGGCGCAGCGGACCATTCAGGAAGAGAATGTGAAGTTCCCGCTGCCCAAAGAACTTCGGCGTCTGCAGACCGCCAGTCAACAGCAGTGA